In Nitrosococcus halophilus Nc 4, the genomic stretch ACTACTGCAACAGTAGTCGGAGGAGTTGGCATGGGCTTTACAGCAGTACCCTTTGTCAAGTCCATGCAACCTAGCGAGCGAGCTCAAGCCGCTGGCGCCCCTGTAGAAGTCGACATCAGCAATCTTGAACCTGGCCAGCTTATGACCGTCGAATGGCGCGGTAAACCGGTCTGGATTCTCCGTCGAACCCAGGAAGAGATAGAAAGTGTAGAGGCGCTTACTGAGAGCAGTACACTACGCGACCCCTTAAGCGAAGAAGAAGCTCAACAACCGCCCTTCGCCCAAAACGTCTATCGTTCCATTGAACCTGAAATCTTAGTAGTCATCGGGATTTGCACCCACTTGGGTTGCTCCCCTACCTTCCGCCCGGAGGTGGCCCCGCCTGACTTAGGTCCTGATTGGCAAGGTGGATTTTTCTGCCCTTGCCACGGTTCTCGTTTCGACATGTCGGGTCGGGTCTATGCAGGGGTCCCCGCGCCGACAAACCTGGTGGTACCGCCCTATCGTTTCCTTGCAGAAAACCGTCTTCTGATTGGTGAAACCCCAGGGGAGACAGCCTAATGAAAAATATTATAAGCCAAACTTTTACTTGGATTGATAGCCGCCTTCCAATCTCCAAACTATGGAAGGAGCATGCGTCGGAATACTACGCACCAAAAAATTTCAACATTTGGTATTTTTTTGGTTCTCTGGCCATGTTGGTGTTGGTGATCCAGTTGCTCACTGGACTCTTCTTGACCATGAATTATAAACCGGCGGCTGATCTAGCCTTCGGCTCTGTTGAATACATCATGCGTGATGTGGAGTGGGGCTGGTTGATCCGCTATATGCACTCTACCGGGGCCTCCGCATTTTTTATTCTGATCTATCTCCACATGTTCCGTGGAATAATTTATGGCTCCCATAAAAAACCCCGGGAAATGGTGTGGATCATTGGGGTACTAATCTACCTTACCCTGGTGGCAGAGGCGTTTATGGGTTATTTGCTACCCTGGGGGCAAATGTCCTACTGGGGTGCCCAGGTCACCATCTCCCTCTTTGGAGCTTTCCCAATGATTGGTGAAGGCTTAGCCGAATGGATTCGAGGCGATTATGTGGTCTCCGACGCTACCTTAAACCGCTTCTTCGCCTTCCATGTGTTTCTGATGCCCTTACTGCTGATTGCGCTGGTCGTCGCTCATATTATGGCGCTCCACGAAACAGGTTCCAACAATCCAGACGGCGTGGAAATCAAAGAGAAAAAAGACCCCAATGGCCTCCCCTTAGACGGCATTCCGTTCCACCCTTACTATACTGTCAAGGATCTGTGGGGATTTGGGATCTTTCTGTTCCTATTTGCCTGGGTCGTTTTCTACGCGCCTGAGCTAGGAGGATGGTTCTTGGAGCATCCTAACTTCGAGCCGGCCAATCCACTCGCTACGCCAGAACATATCAGGCCCCTGTGGTATCTGACCCCTTTCTACTCCATATTGCGATCGATACCCGACAAGCTATTAGGCGTCATCGCCATGGATGCCGCCATCTTCCTATGGTTTTTCCTGCCCTGGCTGGATCGCAGTCCGGTCAAATCTATCCGTTACCGGGGATTGCTTTTTAAGTCTGCCATAGGGCTCTTCGTCGTTAGCTTTTTGGCATTAGGCTACCTGGGCACGCAACCTGCCACACCGCTGCTGACCATGTTTGCCAGGGTGTTTTCAATCCTTTATTTTGCCTTCTTCCTGCTAATGCCGATCTACACCAAACTGGACAAAACCAAACCCGTTCCAGAAAGGGTGACCTCAAAATGAAAAGAATTATTGCTTGTTTATTCCTCTTCTTCTCATCGACCACGTTAGTTTGGGCCGTATCAAGCAGCTATCCTTTAGATAGTGTGGAGATCGATCTCAACGATAAGGCCTCATTGCAACGGGGCGCACAGGTTTTCGTTAATTACTGCCTCAGCTGCCATTCAGCTCAATACATGCGCTATAGCCGAATGGCAGAGGACCTGGGCCTGACCGAAGAGCAGGTTACGGATAACCTAATGCTGACTACGGATAAGATCCATGACACCATGACAATCGCTATGAAACCCGGGGATGCCGAACGCTGGTTTGGTGTCACTCCGCCGGACTTATCTTTGGTGGCTCGTTCCCGGGGTCCTGCCTGGCTGCACACTTACCTGCGAACTTTTTATTTGGATCCAAACCGCCCTACCGGGGTCAATAACCTGGTATTCAAGGATACGGCCATGCCCCATGTGCTATGGCCCCTACAGGGGTGGCAACAACTGGCTGATAAAGAAGGCGAAGCCCATAGTACAGAGCTTGAGTTGGCGGTTGAAGGAACCTTGACTCCCAGCGAGTACGAACAGATGCTGGATGACCTGGTTAATTTTATGACCTATGTGGGCGAACCTGCTCGGCTCGAGCGGGAAAAACTTGGCCCTTGGGTGCTGCTCTACATTGCGCTCTTTTGTGGCGTCGCCTATTTCCTCAAAAAGGAATATTGGAAAGACATTCATTGAGGTAGGATAATTCGGACAGTTTTTGACCAGCGCAACCCATGATTCAACCTGATCCAATTAAGCAAATGCCAGTGATACCTTTTTCAAATTGGCTTCAATGGGGTAAGGTTTGAAGGTGGGTCGTCAGCTGGCAAAAACTGTCCCAAGCCCTGTGACTATAAATCAAAATATTCATAGGAGTGCTCACAGGAGCAGGAATGTGGGGAAGAAGGTTCTATGGCCCTTTCACCTAGCAAGCGTTCGGTAACAATCTTATATTCAGATCCTTTGTGCCCGCGTTGCCACCGCACCCGTATCGTCGTGGCAGAAAAAAATATTTCCACCGACATCATCGACGTAGAACCCGATCATTTGCCGGAGGATTTGGTTCAGCTCAATCCGTACAACTCGACTCCGACCCTTGTGGATCGGGATCTGGTATTGTACGAATCAAAGGTCATCATGGAATATTTCGATGAACGATTTCCCCACCCCCCCTTAATGCCGGTAGATCCTATTTCCAGAGCCCGTATTCGACTCATGCTTTACCGTATTGATCAGGAGTGGTACCGCTTGC encodes the following:
- a CDS encoding glutathione S-transferase N-terminal domain-containing protein, which codes for MALSPSKRSVTILYSDPLCPRCHRTRIVVAEKNISTDIIDVEPDHLPEDLVQLNPYNSTPTLVDRDLVLYESKVIMEYFDERFPHPPLMPVDPISRARIRLMLYRIDQEWYRLLGNAPRSSITPKVRKMLIEDLTVLTPVFEKTPFFMNEEFSLLDCTLAPLLWRLPALDIKLPPQAKLIEEYANRVFARDSFQKSLSNAEREIQAKTTSSI
- a CDS encoding cytochrome c1, whose protein sequence is MKRIIACLFLFFSSTTLVWAVSSSYPLDSVEIDLNDKASLQRGAQVFVNYCLSCHSAQYMRYSRMAEDLGLTEEQVTDNLMLTTDKIHDTMTIAMKPGDAERWFGVTPPDLSLVARSRGPAWLHTYLRTFYLDPNRPTGVNNLVFKDTAMPHVLWPLQGWQQLADKEGEAHSTELELAVEGTLTPSEYEQMLDDLVNFMTYVGEPARLEREKLGPWVLLYIALFCGVAYFLKKEYWKDIH
- a CDS encoding cytochrome b, with the translated sequence MKNIISQTFTWIDSRLPISKLWKEHASEYYAPKNFNIWYFFGSLAMLVLVIQLLTGLFLTMNYKPAADLAFGSVEYIMRDVEWGWLIRYMHSTGASAFFILIYLHMFRGIIYGSHKKPREMVWIIGVLIYLTLVAEAFMGYLLPWGQMSYWGAQVTISLFGAFPMIGEGLAEWIRGDYVVSDATLNRFFAFHVFLMPLLLIALVVAHIMALHETGSNNPDGVEIKEKKDPNGLPLDGIPFHPYYTVKDLWGFGIFLFLFAWVVFYAPELGGWFLEHPNFEPANPLATPEHIRPLWYLTPFYSILRSIPDKLLGVIAMDAAIFLWFFLPWLDRSPVKSIRYRGLLFKSAIGLFVVSFLALGYLGTQPATPLLTMFARVFSILYFAFFLLMPIYTKLDKTKPVPERVTSK
- the petA gene encoding ubiquinol-cytochrome c reductase iron-sulfur subunit, which gives rise to MSTDSVDQGKRRFLTTTATVVGGVGMGFTAVPFVKSMQPSERAQAAGAPVEVDISNLEPGQLMTVEWRGKPVWILRRTQEEIESVEALTESSTLRDPLSEEEAQQPPFAQNVYRSIEPEILVVIGICTHLGCSPTFRPEVAPPDLGPDWQGGFFCPCHGSRFDMSGRVYAGVPAPTNLVVPPYRFLAENRLLIGETPGETA